Proteins from a single region of Clostridiaceae bacterium:
- the mazG gene encoding nucleoside triphosphate pyrophosphohydrolase encodes MLKDKYTFSDLKEIMALLRSEKGCPWDREQTHESLKKYLIEETYEVLEAIDLNDKKKVCEELGDLLLQIVFHAQIGAEEGTFNMDDVITGICRKMILRHTHVFGHAKADTPEEVIENWESIKKKEKGITNHTGILKDVPANLPALMRSYKVQQKAAQVGFDWDNIEDVFAKVDEEIQELKDVYKSKNVERITDETGDVLFALVNLARFLNVQPELALTKTINKFINRFEYIEKESVRMGKKLEDMNLAEMDKLWNEAKVHISGDTK; translated from the coding sequence ATGCTTAAGGATAAATATACATTTTCCGACTTGAAGGAAATAATGGCTTTGCTCAGGAGTGAAAAAGGATGTCCCTGGGATAGGGAGCAAACTCATGAAAGTCTCAAAAAATACCTGATAGAAGAAACCTATGAAGTACTTGAAGCTATAGATTTAAATGATAAGAAAAAGGTATGCGAGGAATTGGGAGATCTGCTTCTTCAGATTGTATTCCATGCCCAAATAGGAGCTGAAGAGGGCACTTTTAATATGGATGATGTTATTACCGGCATATGCCGTAAAATGATATTAAGACATACCCATGTTTTTGGACATGCCAAGGCAGATACGCCAGAAGAAGTTATTGAGAATTGGGAGAGCATAAAGAAGAAAGAAAAGGGTATAACTAACCATACCGGAATACTGAAAGATGTACCTGCCAATCTTCCTGCCCTTATGAGAAGTTATAAGGTGCAACAAAAAGCAGCTCAGGTAGGTTTTGACTGGGATAATATAGAAGATGTTTTTGCAAAGGTTGATGAAGAAATACAGGAGCTGAAGGATGTATATAAAAGTAAAAATGTGGAAAGAATAACAGATGAGACAGGAGATGTATTATTTGCACTTGTAAATCTGGCAAGGTTTCTTAATGTCCAGCCTGAACTTGCCTTAACAAAGACAATAAATAAGTTCATTAACAGGTTTGAATATATTGAAAAAGAAAGTGTCAGGATGGGTAAAAAACTTGAGGATATGAACCTTGCTGAGATGGACAAGTTATGGAATGAGGCAAAAGTACATATTTCCGGTGATACCAAATAA
- a CDS encoding HU family DNA-binding protein gives MNKAELVAKMAEKSQMSKKDAEKALNAFMESVQEALSKNDKVQLVGFGTFEVRHRAARKGRNPQTKEEIIIQATKVPVFRVGKALKEAVHK, from the coding sequence ATGAATAAAGCTGAATTAGTAGCAAAAATGGCTGAAAAGAGCCAGATGTCTAAAAAAGATGCTGAGAAAGCACTTAATGCTTTTATGGAAAGTGTGCAGGAAGCCCTTAGCAAAAACGATAAAGTACAGCTTGTTGGTTTTGGTACTTTTGAGGTAAGGCATAGGGCTGCAAGAAAGGGAAGAAATCCCCAGACTAAAGAAGAAATTATTATACAAGCTACAAAAGTACCTGTTTTCAGGGTTGGTAAAGCTTTGAAGGAGGCAGTTCATAAATAA
- a CDS encoding RNA-binding S4 domain-containing protein: MRIDKYLKVSRLIKRRTLANEACENGRVKINGKIAKPGSEVKVGDIVEIQFGSGTVKVRVNSVSEHVTKDEAKEMYTNL, from the coding sequence GTGAGGATAGATAAATATTTAAAAGTATCAAGACTTATAAAAAGACGTACGTTAGCTAATGAAGCCTGTGAAAATGGCCGGGTAAAAATTAATGGAAAAATTGCCAAACCCGGCTCGGAAGTTAAAGTCGGAGATATTGTAGAGATACAATTTGGAAGTGGTACGGTTAAGGTAAGAGTTAATTCGGTATCTGAACATGTTACTAAAGATGAGGCAAAGGAGATGTATACAAACTTATAA
- the yabP gene encoding sporulation protein YabP has translation MVLHTKKSEGGLKVADEKKIVKAKAQNLILENREKLSITGVIDVESFNDECVVIDTELGILIIRGEDLRINKLNIDNSELNIEGDIYLLEYSDKDGSRSKGGFFGKMFR, from the coding sequence ATGGTTTTACATACAAAAAAGTCGGAAGGAGGATTAAAAGTGGCTGATGAAAAAAAGATAGTGAAAGCAAAGGCACAGAATCTGATACTGGAAAACAGAGAAAAGCTAAGCATAACAGGCGTTATTGATGTGGAGAGTTTTAATGATGAATGTGTAGTAATAGATACTGAACTTGGAATACTGATAATAAGAGGGGAAGATTTAAGAATCAACAAGCTAAATATTGATAATTCAGAACTGAATATTGAAGGAGATATATATTTATTAGAATACAGTGACAAGGACGGTTCAAGGTCTAAAGGCGGTTTCTTCGGGAAAATGTTCAGGTAA
- the yabQ gene encoding spore cortex biosynthesis protein YabQ, whose protein sequence is MPIPVSIQALIFLYSVAGGIAIAFVYDIFRIKRKTVKTSNFITYVEDIIYWLIVALIMFVVLYYGNEGEIRGYIFIGAIIGVILYALLLSRIIMKILLTTIKILGIIIRETWRVISYPFKIIFRILRIPARFLLRQSKKIFRKARKLGRKGADKAALWKRIFRNTLKKI, encoded by the coding sequence TTGCCAATTCCAGTTAGCATCCAGGCACTTATATTTCTATATTCAGTTGCCGGAGGAATAGCAATAGCCTTTGTTTATGATATCTTCAGAATTAAGAGAAAGACTGTAAAAACAAGTAATTTCATTACCTATGTTGAGGATATTATATATTGGCTAATAGTAGCTTTAATAATGTTTGTTGTTCTATACTATGGAAATGAAGGGGAAATAAGAGGATACATTTTCATAGGTGCAATAATAGGTGTAATACTTTATGCATTGCTTCTCAGCAGAATTATTATGAAAATACTTCTTACGACAATAAAAATATTGGGTATTATTATAAGGGAAACATGGAGAGTCATATCTTATCCTTTTAAAATAATATTCAGAATACTGAGGATCCCTGCAAGATTTCTATTAAGGCAATCCAAAAAAATTTTCCGGAAGGCAAGAAAATTGGGACGAAAAGGGGCAGATAAGGCAGCTCTTTGGAAAAGAATTTTCAGAAACACTTTAAAAAAAATATGA
- a CDS encoding septum formation initiator family protein, with the protein MSKRKKPMLSLILVTGFFIYFIITLIEQQRIINFKNNEAKNIRAKIQSEMQLNEELKKFKENLYSDEYIEKIAREKLGMVKPGEKIFFDIDK; encoded by the coding sequence ATGAGCAAAAGAAAAAAACCAATGCTATCTTTAATATTGGTTACGGGCTTTTTTATATACTTTATTATTACGCTGATAGAGCAGCAAAGAATAATTAATTTTAAAAATAATGAGGCAAAGAATATTCGTGCAAAAATTCAATCAGAGATGCAGTTAAATGAAGAACTAAAGAAGTTTAAGGAGAATCTTTACAGTGATGAGTACATAGAAAAAATTGCCCGTGAAAAATTAGGAATGGTTAAACCAGGCGAAAAGATATTTTTTGATATTGATAAATAA
- a CDS encoding S1 RNA-binding domain-containing protein, producing the protein MLLEVDKIVEGKVSGITNFGAFIQLPGGKTGLVHISEIAEEYVKDIKTHLKENQTVKVKILSVDSNGKISLSIKKALPSTPKVKSSRPVEIDWTKPTSEDLSFEDRLAKFMKDSDEKLQDLRKSFESKRGSGSYRRSAQFY; encoded by the coding sequence ATGCTGCTCGAAGTAGATAAAATAGTTGAAGGGAAAGTTTCCGGTATTACGAATTTCGGAGCCTTCATTCAACTACCTGGTGGGAAAACAGGGTTAGTGCATATCTCTGAGATTGCTGAGGAATATGTGAAAGACATTAAGACACATCTAAAAGAAAATCAAACAGTAAAAGTTAAAATTTTATCGGTAGACAGTAATGGAAAGATAAGCTTATCCATCAAGAAAGCCTTACCAAGTACTCCAAAGGTCAAATCAAGCAGGCCAGTAGAAATTGACTGGACCAAACCCACTTCTGAAGACCTATCTTTTGAAGATCGGTTGGCTAAGTTCATGAAGGATAGTGATGAAAAACTTCAAGACTTAAGAAAAAGTTTTGAATCTAAGAGAGGTAGCGGTAGTTATAGAAGGTCTGCACAATTTTATTAA
- a CDS encoding 50S ribosomal protein L25, translating into MAITLKLEERLNDASNKANKLRREGYVPGVIYGKGIGSRSIKVKASDLRTLLSAHGKTSLITATFENGESVPALIKEIQYGILKDEYLSIDLHQVSMNEKVRSEVPIRVIGRESVERAGGVVAQQINSVEIECLPQDTPQYIEADISNLIPGQALTAGDLKLPESVTLLTEPEQIVLSIIVAKSETAESETPEEENTPEE; encoded by the coding sequence ATGGCAATTACTTTAAAGCTTGAAGAAAGGCTTAATGATGCCAGTAATAAAGCCAATAAATTACGTAGAGAAGGTTATGTGCCTGGAGTTATTTATGGAAAAGGGATAGGATCCAGGTCCATTAAAGTAAAAGCTTCTGATTTAAGAACTTTATTATCTGCACATGGTAAAACATCATTAATCACAGCTACATTTGAAAATGGCGAGAGTGTTCCTGCTCTGATTAAGGAAATTCAATATGGCATACTGAAAGACGAATACCTTAGCATAGATCTTCATCAAGTTTCTATGAATGAAAAGGTACGTAGTGAAGTCCCAATCAGAGTTATAGGCAGGGAATCCGTTGAAAGAGCAGGAGGAGTGGTAGCACAACAAATAAATAGCGTTGAAATAGAATGTTTGCCCCAGGACACACCTCAATATATTGAAGCAGATATTTCCAACTTAATTCCCGGCCAGGCATTAACTGCTGGTGATTTAAAACTGCCTGAATCAGTTACTCTTTTAACCGAACCTGAACAAATAGTGTTATCAATTATAGTTGCTAAATCTGAAACAGCAGAATCTGAAACACCAGAAGAAGAAAATACTCCTGAAGAATAG